Proteins found in one Leishmania donovani BPK282A1 complete genome, chromosome 13 genomic segment:
- a CDS encoding ubiquitin-conjugating enzyme-like protein yields the protein MVEVPRNFRLLEELETGEKGTGSNQNVSVGLRDTADIFFHYWNGTIVGPPSTAFEYRILSLEIYCDENYPKVPPHIRFLSKVNLPCVDPDGTVNREKFHVFKSWDRRTTMEMCLSELRKEMAQPQNRKLVQPPEGSMY from the coding sequence ATGGTCGAGGTGCCGCGTAACTTTCGCCTGCTGGAGGAGCTAGAGACCGGCGAGAAGGGCACAGGAAGCAACCAAAACGTCTCTGTGGGTCTGCGTGACACGGCTGACATCTTCTTCCACTACTGGAACGGCACCATTGTAGGCCCCCCTAGCACCGCCTTCGAGTACCGCATTCTGTCGCTTGAGATTTACTGCGATGAGAACTACCCGAAAGTGCCGCCGCACATCCGCTTCCTCAGCAAGGTGAACCTGCCCTGCGTCGACCCCGATGGTACGGTGAATCGCGAGAAGTTTCACGTCTTCAAGAGCTGGGACCGCCGAACAACGATGGAAATGTGCCTGTCGGAGCTTCGGAAGGAGATGGCGCAGCCACAGAACCGCAAGCTGGTGCAGCCACCGGAAGGGTCTATGTACTAA